The segment ATAGGCTTTCATTTTCTTTTTCCTGCCATGACATTGGGTACCGCCCTGATCATCCTCATATCCGAAACCATGTATCTTGTCAAAAAAGATGAAATTTATAAAAAGGTAACTGATCTTCTCGCCAAACTGCTCGGGCTGATTTTTGTAGTAGGAGCGGCAACCGGCATCACTATGGAATTTTCTTTTGGTACTAACTGGTCGGGATATTCAAGGGCGGTAGGAGATATCTTCGGGCCAATACTTGCAGCCGAAGGCGTGATCGCTTTTTTTCTAGAATCAGTATTCATCGGTGTGCTAGTTTTTGGCAGAAACAAGGTATCCGCGAAAGTTTACTGGGTAGCGGCGCTTCTGGTATTTTTAGGTGGCCACCTTTCCGCTTTCTGGATAGTAGTCGCCAATTCATGGATGCAGACTCCCGCGGGCCACGCAATAAATGAAGCGGGCAAAATAGTCCTGACCAGTTTTACCGATGCTGTTTTTAATCCATCAACAATCATCAGGTTTTGTCATACGGTTGTGGCTTCGTGGATGACCTGCGCGATCATGATCGCGGGAATTGCCGGATACTATGTAAGAAAAGGATTGCATGGCCAGACGGCCAAAACAATGCTGAAAATTGGCATAATTCTTTTTGCCATCACACCGATATTGCAACTGGCAACAGGACATATTCATGCAGTGGAAGTCATCAACAGGCAGCCGGAAAAAGCGGCAGCTATGGAGGGTCATTTTGAGACTGCCAGAGGTGTACCTCTTTATATTGTGGGGTTTGTTGATGAGCAAAACGAAAAAACATATGGAATTTACGTTCCCAAAGGTTTGAGCTTATTATACAACTTTGACTGGAACTCGGAAATAAAAGGATTGAAAGATTTCCCCAAAGAAGATTGGCCACCTGTTAATTTTGTGTTTCAAGCCTACCATATAATGGTGGGGATAGGCATGCTTGCCATTGCCTTGGGATTACTTGGCGTGTATCTGCTTTGGACTAAAAAAATCTATGAGAATAAATTATATCTTTTCATGCTGCCCTTTCTGATACCGCTACCGCATATCGCTCATGAGACAGGATGGATCGCGGCGGAAGTAGGCCGGCAGCCGTGGATAATCTATAAACTGATGAAGACCGCTAAGGCCGCATCGGTTATCGTAACATCGGGTGAAATAGCTTTCAGCCTGATTATGTTTTTCCTGATTTATCTGCTCTTGGCGATAATATTTATCATGCTGTTTGTAAAAATTGTTAAAAAAGGTCCGTAAGCGTAATAAATACCAATATGGGGGAATACTAAATGGATACTATACAGAACTATCAAATGCTCTGGTTCGTTCTAGTTTTGATACTGTTTATCGGCTACTCCCTTTTAGATGGATTTGATCTGGGCGTGGGAGCGCTCCTGCCTTTTCTCGGTAAGACCAAAGAGGAAACGGATATACTGATCAATTCTATCGGACCTGTCTGGGATGGCAATGAAGTCTGGCTGATCACCGGCGGTGGCGCGCTATTTGCGGCCTTCCCCCAAGCTTATGCCACGGCCTTTTCCGGCTTTTATCTGGCGATGATGCTTGTTTTATTCGCCCTGATTTTTCGGGCTGTCTCGATGGAATTTCGCGCAGGTGACGAGGGGCGAGCCTTGCTCTGGGAGAAAGCCTTTACTTTCGGCAGTGGCCTTGCCGCTCTTTTATTTGGCGTAGCGCTGGGGAATGTTGTTTATGGAGTGCCGCTGGATAATAAAATGGAATTTACCGGAAGCTTTTTCACCCTGTTAAGACCAGTTCCGCTATTCTTTGGCATCACCGGGCTTGCCGCTATTCTCCTGCAGGGAGCGTCTTACGCAGTGATGAGAACCGAAGGCGAATTGCAGAAGCGGTCTTTTCGCGCAGTTAGCATTTTGGTCTGGGTTAATCTCATCACCGCAATTGCTTATTTTGTGACCCTGGCCTTAACTTTTCAGTGGCTTACGTCAAATTGGTTATTCTATGTGGCGATGCTCTTTACGTTGCTAGGGCTTGCGGGAATTTTCTTCTCTATCAAAAAAGAAAATGACTCCGCCCCGTTTTGGGAATCGTCATTTTCTTTTATCGGGCTGTGGCTTGCGGTTGCTATGGTTCATTTCCCCAATTTGATCAAAGCAAGCAACGATCAAAATTTAAGCATAACGATTTTTAACAGTTCCACCGGTTTGCAAACACTAAAGGTCATGAGCGCTATTGCCCTAATCGGTATGCCGATTGTCATTGGTTATACCATCTTTGTTTACCGGATTTTTAAGGGGAAGGCTAAATTATCTGACCATTATTGAAAAGCTTTTCCAGAATAAAATAGCTGCCGAGGGAAATCCCAAATGATTGTTGATCGTCTTGATAATTGGCGCTTATATTTTAGCGATCCTGTTTGGGTAACCATCTTTGCTCACTTACGGGCATTAGATGAAAATACGCCCGCCATGGAAAAACAGATTAAAGGTGATGATATAATTCTTAAAGTGTTTGGTTACGTGACCATCGTACCTACTGATCCTGAAATATGAGCAATCGTGCGAAGCCACCCGCGCATGAAAACCGGTTTATCGTATCAATCCCTCATCACCGCACGGAGCGCCTCAATCGCCGTTGCTATATCGGCGGCACTGATCTAGTAGTGGGTAACCATCCGGAAGTGGGAAGGCCCCGCATGATGGAGCAGCACCCCCTGCTCCTTGAGGCGCGCCACGAATTCGTCATTCGTTAAGCGCTGATCAACGAGATCGAAGAAGAAGATGTTTGTCCGGATGTGGTCCATTTTGGTGGCCAATCCCATGATTCTTGGGTTGGAATTGGTTTTAAAAGCGAACAGCCTCGGTCGAGCGATCTTACTTATTTTACTGATATATTCAGGATTGCAGACACAGTGTCTGCCAAAAATACCCCTTGACAAGCAAAAACAGCCCACCTATGCTCCCCCCGTCGAAAAGCAATGTCTTATCAAACAAATATCAAAAAAGGAGGGGTTCTGTGAAAGCAGAAAGGCTACGTCATTTTTCCCTACTAACCGCACTTTTCGCGCTTCTGGTGTTTGTTTCTCCCCTCTTCGCACAGGAAATTACCGTTACCCCGCGGTACTTCCACATCAAAGATTTCAGATTCCAATCAGGTGAAGTGCTGCCTGATATGGTAGTTGAATATGCAACCATTGGAACCAAGAAGGTGGACAACACCGGTACCATTATAAACGCTCTTGTCTGGTGCCATGGATGGAGTGGGAAGGCTGCTCAGATCAAGGAAGCGAAAGGAGTCGTCGGACCGGGTAAAATGTTCGACACCAACCAGTATTTTATCATCCTGCCCACAGCTATTGGGTCACCGGGATCCTCATCTCCTTCCACGTCGAAGCTCGGACCGAAGTTTCCAAAATATACCGTAGGGGACATGGTCAAGGCCCAGTACATCCTTGTGACCGAACATTTGAAGATCAAACACCTTAAAGGGGTGGTGGGACCCTCAATGGGGGGATTCCAGACGCTGGAGTGGGCCGTATCATACCCTGATTTCATGGATTTTGTCATACCCATCGCGACGAGTTATGAAAATAAGGGCCGAGTGCTCGGGATATTTACATTGATGAGCAACGCCATAAAAACGGACCCTGCTTATCAGGACGGCAACTACAAGGAACAACCCGTGACCGGCCTGAGAAATGGGTTCATGGGGAATTTCCTCTGGTATTTTTCTGACATGTTCTATAAGGAGAAGTATCCCACAACGGAGGCCTTCCTCAAGACTCTGGATGGTGCCGGGCAGGCGGGCACCAGGTCGGACGCAAACGACGTTGTCTGGCGTAATGACAGCATGAGAACGTACGACACAAAAGATCGCATATCGAATATCAAGGCACGGGCTCTCGTTATCGGCATTAACCAGGATGAGCTTTTCCCGCCCCCCGACATAATTGCCCTTTCGAAGACAATAAATGGGGCGCAGATGTTTATGTACGATTCACTATTCGGACACGTAGGGTGTGCCTATGATCTGATCAATGCGGACAAGCCGATCCGGGCTTTCATGAAATAAGAGTCGCTGGTAATCCAGAGGCGAGATGCATTATGCGCCGAACAAGACTCTCAATCAAGCTTTCACAAAGGCTGCTTGCCCTTGCGGGTGGCGCGTCATCGTGCAAGTGGCTCAGCGCCTCATTGGGCAGGTGAGGGGTTTTGGGTGGCCATCGGAGAAAGTAAAAGCAATTACTTGAAACGGTAATCCTCAATTCAATTCCCAATCAAAAACCCTTGACTTGGAGGTGCGCGGCTCTATTGATATTTGACCACGATCGGCCCTATTGATAACCAATGGAACGGTGGAGGTTTTGACCGTCGGCGCAACTTACGGGATGAAAGGTGCTGATTTTGAAGCGTGACTATTTTGGCGGGTGGTGGTATCCTCCGTTTCCTGTATTCCACAAATCGTAAACCTCGATAAAAATGCAGGACTTCAAGAGGCAGCGTTGTGGTCTTTTTCAGAATGAAACGGGAGACAGTCTTGAACGAATGGGAAATGGAGGTGGCAACATGTGGAAGGAATTATCGTCAATGCCTCATGTAGTGTTCGGCTTGTTCGGGATTCTCGCCGCGATTTGGGTTATTGTGGAAGCCCTGAACAGCAGCGAGGCGAATCAGCACCGGTTGAAACTGGCCAGTATCGTAACGACACTGTTCATGTGGCTCTCCTATCTGATCGGGGGGTGGTGGTATGTCGTCTATTACGGCGCCGCCGTCAGCAACAGCGATAAAACGATCATCCTGGCCGGACCCTGGAAATGGTCCCATTCGTTTTTCATGGAGGCGAAGGAACACATTTTCTTCATGCTGATCCTCCTGAGCATCCTGCTTCCCATCGTCACTTTCGGCAACCAGGTTTTCAAGGACAGGAAAATCAGAAATCTGAGCATCGTGATCGCCTTGACGATCGTGGTTCTGGGGCTGGGCATGGAAGGCTTCGGCGCAATGATCAGCAAAGGGGTCAAAATGAGCCTGTTGGGAGGGAAATAACATGAAAAAGCGATCGGAGAATCAAGCATTGGATAAGTTGTCCGTCGGTTTCGGGGTGTCGTTTCTCGTCGCAAGTATTTTTAACGCCCTGCTGATCATTACCAAAGAAACATACGCCCCGGTGAAGAACTGGATGAAGTCCCTTTTCGGCCATCACTGGACAACCCACGGGATCTTTGTCATCGTCCTTTTTATCGTTCTGGGGTACATTTTATCCAAAGCCGATCTGGAGAAGAAGATTGACGCGGACAAAACCTCCGGGATGGTCATTGTAGGAACCGTACTGGGAGGACTGATCATCGTAGGATTCTTCTTCAAGCATCTGTTTGAATAAGCTGTCCTTACGCGGAAAGGCTGTCAGGTTCTGGTGACGGACGGCTGTTTCTACGGCAACAAGGGCATATTCCGCGTCGCCCCGCGCCTGGAGTTGGAAAAGCTGCTCGTGCCCTTTAGGATGGAGGCCATATTCCAACACAAGGTGTGGTCAGCGATTCCGCCGGTTGGAAGATCTTGAAACGTCAAAAGGAGGATTTAACAAAGTTCTTTCTGAAAGCAAGCATACGTTGATTTTAAGGAATCTCAACTCTTTCACTCCGAAATCATTAATGTTGTTTTCTCGATATTTATGATATCTCTAACGAGTAATTTGAGACGCTGTGGTCATAATATTGATAGACGGTTGAAATATTGTAGCACATTCGGAAAACCAGGCGGCAAACGGAAAAACGTACATCAGCCGGTAGCATCGAAAGAACCCGGTCTACTCGACTCAATGGGATTCTCATGAAAAAAACTGTGCTTTTGTTATGCCTCATCACGTTGTTCCTTGCCGGATGTGGTGGCATCATAGACATGCGGAAAATTTCGGTTGAGCCAAAAATCTCGACCGAGAATATGAAGAAAAGTTCCCTGAAAGCGGGGCTCCTCCTCGACGACAAGTTCACCGGCTACAAATATGTCTTCGAGACGGGCAAACAGATCTTCCTGATGGCGAACGTAAAGGGAGAAATAGAGATCGGCAAGAATTTGTCTCAAGCCCTTTACGGAATTGTTTCCAGCAAATTCGGAAACGTTGCCATTGTTAATGATGTAAGGGAAATCCATAATGTCGACATTTATTTTGTTCCCCGTATTAAATCCTTCACGTATTCGCCTCCCTATACAGGGATGAGTTCTCATGCCGCGACCGTAGAGCTCGAAACGGAAATCTTCGACGGTAACGGGCGACTGGTGGGCAGTTTCAGCATTAAGCAGTTCGGGAGCAGAAACATGTTCAATCAGTTCGTAATGCAAACGAACTATGAGATGGCGCACGGCGCGGTGAACGAGGCTATAGACAACCTCCTGAATGAATTTTCCCGGAAGCTTGATGAACTTTATTGATTCAGACAGGAGAACACTATGCGGCTGAAACGATGGCTGCTGATTGTCCTGGTCCTCTGCACCAGTGGTTGCGGACTTAGTCAAGGATTAACCCGATCCGAGGGCCTTGCCAACTACCACCCCCTATTCATGATCGCCACCAAGAGCAAGGGCGATATCCTCACTCAGGAAGGACTGGAATACCTTCGCGAAGGTTCCTTCAACAAGTTTCTGTCCTCCATGGGCGAGGCCCTGACGTTTTACTCCGGCAATGGGGGAAAGACCGCCGATATTTGCCGCTATCTGGGCAAGGCCTATCTCGATCGCAACGAGTACGACAAGGCGCTGTCCTATTTCAACCAATCGTTATCCGCCGCTAAAAGCAGCCGATACCAGGAGGGGATCTTCCTGGCGACGGTCGGACTGGCCGATTGCTACAAGAAAATCGGGGATGCCGATAAAGCCATGGAAATTCTGTCGGCAGCCCCGCCGGACAATCGTGAGTCCGCAAAGGGCGCAAATCCCCTCATTGCCCTGAGCATGGGTGAGACCCTCGCCCAACAGGGCCGTTTATCCCAGGCACTGGACATCTTCACCAGATCCCTTTCCAACATCGACAGTTACAAGGACGACAAACTGAAGCAGTCGGTTTACTCCTCCCTGGGCACGACCCTTTTCGGCCTCGGCCGTTATCAGGAGGCGATCACCCATTACCAGCGTGCCCTTGAACTTGCCCGGAAAAGTTACAACACACCGGATATCGTGGACATACTCAACAACATCGGTTTTTGTCTGGTGTCTTTGAAAAGATACGGCGAGGCCGCCATGGCTTTTAATGAAGGGTTGGGGCTCCTGACCGTCATGGACCTGCAATATCCCGAAAAACAGATGTACGCTAATTACGGTCTGGGGCTTTTGAATGAAGAGCAACACCGTAATGCCCAGGCGCTACTATATTACAATACCGCCATCAAGTTTATTGAAGAGTTGAGAGGCAGCCTGAGTTCGACGGAGTTCCGGTCCTTGTTCCTATCCAATAAAATAGCCGCCTATGAACATGCCATTGACATTCTGCTCATGTCAGCAGGTCGGACGGCGGATGACATCCGCCTGGATCCGCGATTTACCAAAGCGGGCCTCACACCCGCGGAAGTGGCCTTCTTCTACGCCGAAAGCACCAAGGCCCGATCTTTTCTCGAACTGCTCTCCAAAGCCAGAATGGGTGCCCTCGCCGACCGGATCCCTCGCGAGCTGGCCGAACAGGAACGGCGATTGCTCAACACTATTGACTCGCTCCAGACCTCCGGAAGCGG is part of the Deltaproteobacteria bacterium genome and harbors:
- a CDS encoding cytochrome ubiquinol oxidase subunit I, whose product is MSALLLARIQFAFTIGFHFLFPAMTLGTALIILISETMYLVKKDEIYKKVTDLLAKLLGLIFVVGAATGITMEFSFGTNWSGYSRAVGDIFGPILAAEGVIAFFLESVFIGVLVFGRNKVSAKVYWVAALLVFLGGHLSAFWIVVANSWMQTPAGHAINEAGKIVLTSFTDAVFNPSTIIRFCHTVVASWMTCAIMIAGIAGYYVRKGLHGQTAKTMLKIGIILFAITPILQLATGHIHAVEVINRQPEKAAAMEGHFETARGVPLYIVGFVDEQNEKTYGIYVPKGLSLLYNFDWNSEIKGLKDFPKEDWPPVNFVFQAYHIMVGIGMLAIALGLLGVYLLWTKKIYENKLYLFMLPFLIPLPHIAHETGWIAAEVGRQPWIIYKLMKTAKAASVIVTSGEIAFSLIMFFLIYLLLAIIFIMLFVKIVKKGP
- a CDS encoding alpha/beta fold hydrolase gives rise to the protein MKAERLRHFSLLTALFALLVFVSPLFAQEITVTPRYFHIKDFRFQSGEVLPDMVVEYATIGTKKVDNTGTIINALVWCHGWSGKAAQIKEAKGVVGPGKMFDTNQYFIILPTAIGSPGSSSPSTSKLGPKFPKYTVGDMVKAQYILVTEHLKIKHLKGVVGPSMGGFQTLEWAVSYPDFMDFVIPIATSYENKGRVLGIFTLMSNAIKTDPAYQDGNYKEQPVTGLRNGFMGNFLWYFSDMFYKEKYPTTEAFLKTLDGAGQAGTRSDANDVVWRNDSMRTYDTKDRISNIKARALVIGINQDELFPPPDIIALSKTINGAQMFMYDSLFGHVGCAYDLINADKPIRAFMK
- the cydB gene encoding cytochrome d ubiquinol oxidase subunit II; this translates as MDTIQNYQMLWFVLVLILFIGYSLLDGFDLGVGALLPFLGKTKEETDILINSIGPVWDGNEVWLITGGGALFAAFPQAYATAFSGFYLAMMLVLFALIFRAVSMEFRAGDEGRALLWEKAFTFGSGLAALLFGVALGNVVYGVPLDNKMEFTGSFFTLLRPVPLFFGITGLAAILLQGASYAVMRTEGELQKRSFRAVSILVWVNLITAIAYFVTLALTFQWLTSNWLFYVAMLFTLLGLAGIFFSIKKENDSAPFWESSFSFIGLWLAVAMVHFPNLIKASNDQNLSITIFNSSTGLQTLKVMSAIALIGMPIVIGYTIFVYRIFKGKAKLSDHY